The proteins below come from a single Limosilactobacillus reuteri genomic window:
- a CDS encoding replication protein, with amino-acid sequence MMSPKSIARWQELKAKKLSGRTVPEDMEYKKLQMKHDADVLALNELKWKAELAEALMTEAINNDELKQRLTSIIDSQIGNEQKPFTKKDLHDFVDAFMTKVKQEQPQQNHVKPLGNNPLMQNGLPNGNNQD; translated from the coding sequence ATGATGTCTCCGAAAAGTATTGCCCGTTGGCAAGAACTGAAAGCAAAAAAATTAAGTGGTCGCACTGTTCCAGAAGATATGGAATATAAGAAACTTCAAATGAAGCATGACGCTGATGTTTTAGCTTTAAACGAGCTAAAATGGAAAGCGGAACTGGCCGAAGCATTGATGACTGAGGCAATCAATAATGATGAATTAAAGCAACGTTTAACCAGCATTATTGATTCGCAAATTGGCAATGAGCAGAAGCCATTTACGAAAAAAGATTTGCATGATTTTGTGGATGCATTTATGACGAAAGTAAAACAAGAACAGCCACAACAAAATCATGTAAAACCATTGGGGAATAATCCATTAATGCAAAATGGATTACCCAATGGGAACAATCAAGATTAA
- a CDS encoding type II toxin-antitoxin system YafQ family toxin, protein MYQLKLEPQFKKDYQRLKHHHPELIDELMNTLNQLHLNGIVNAEYRPHILDNRGGNYNGSYEYHLSDGKVDVLVIYMPHKTNPSIRLIRVGSHNELFHSTLK, encoded by the coding sequence ATGTACCAATTAAAACTTGAACCCCAATTTAAGAAAGACTATCAACGCTTAAAGCACCATCACCCTGAATTAATTGATGAACTTATGAATACCTTAAATCAGTTGCACCTTAACGGAATTGTTAACGCTGAATACCGACCACATATTTTAGATAATCGTGGTGGCAATTATAATGGTAGTTACGAGTACCATTTATCTGACGGCAAGGTTGATGTACTAGTAATTTATATGCCCCATAAAACGAACCCATCAATTCGATTAATTCGAGTAGGTAGCCATAATGAATTGTTCCATAGTACGCTAAAATAA
- a CDS encoding ABC transporter permease, which yields MRHSNRNAGYLLRANLKQNLKFSLIWLVILIMMIASGAGKLEAAFAGGASGSKEIVKMLQAPGMAAMFGAMPKVDTYNTAIVFAGVMVVFMIILQALWVMPLMIRNTRGQEESGLLEMVRARNVGRTAAITAASLELLIDSAIMGILYFVSLAAVNMGGTDLYGDFLFSLGMVIANLLFGAIALLFAQLTNNTRTANMLSYMVLTAAYLVRLVTDIQHQNLTWLSPIGWFEKANFYTDNNVWALGLALLVSILLAASATMIARNRDLGAGIIAERTGRAKAAGWLRSIPALLWRTERGLFAGWLIGAVVFGGVMGSVLGGVGDILKTNPLYRKILDVGQINAANQTMVLSFLGMYLGIFVALAVTAGVQVAFRLKRDDNLGYLSVIHAEKPTRTTISVSYYCFGLLAGVFVLSAGLLALFFTGNTVLSHPLPLKYLGRLFVASVPAVISFIALGIALVGLWPRLSSLFWLYMGAGLIVQIFRGLFDLPKHAGNFTPFGWIANVPVENVDQTWLIVMVVSAIVLFILGIAGYRRQDLSL from the coding sequence ATGCGGCACAGTAATCGGAACGCAGGTTATCTGCTTCGGGCAAACCTCAAACAAAATCTAAAATTTTCACTCATCTGGCTTGTCATTTTGATCATGATGATTGCCAGTGGTGCTGGCAAATTGGAAGCAGCCTTTGCAGGCGGGGCCTCGGGCTCTAAAGAGATTGTCAAAATGCTGCAAGCGCCGGGCATGGCGGCAATGTTTGGCGCGATGCCAAAGGTGGACACGTATAACACAGCGATTGTGTTTGCTGGTGTGATGGTCGTCTTCATGATTATTTTGCAGGCCTTATGGGTTATGCCGCTGATGATTCGCAACACCCGCGGTCAAGAAGAAAGTGGCTTGCTCGAAATGGTTCGCGCTCGCAATGTTGGGCGAACGGCTGCCATCACCGCCGCTTCGCTTGAGCTTCTCATCGACAGTGCCATAATGGGTATCCTCTATTTTGTCTCGTTGGCCGCTGTCAACATGGGTGGTACTGACTTGTACGGTGACTTCCTGTTTTCACTGGGGATGGTGATCGCCAACTTGCTATTCGGAGCCATTGCGTTGCTATTCGCGCAACTAACCAATAACACACGTACAGCCAATATGTTGAGCTACATGGTGCTGACTGCCGCTTATTTGGTTCGGCTGGTCACCGATATCCAGCATCAAAATCTGACGTGGTTATCACCAATTGGTTGGTTCGAAAAAGCAAACTTCTATACTGATAACAACGTCTGGGCTTTAGGTTTGGCCTTACTGGTCAGCATTCTGCTTGCGGCCAGCGCCACCATGATTGCCCGCAACCGCGATCTGGGCGCCGGGATTATTGCTGAACGCACCGGCCGAGCCAAAGCTGCCGGCTGGCTTCGCTCGATCCCTGCCTTACTGTGGCGAACTGAGCGCGGATTATTTGCTGGGTGGTTAATCGGCGCCGTGGTGTTTGGCGGCGTCATGGGTAGTGTGCTCGGCGGCGTTGGCGACATTCTTAAAACGAATCCGCTTTATCGTAAAATACTAGATGTTGGCCAAATCAACGCTGCCAATCAGACCATGGTCCTGTCATTCTTAGGCATGTATCTCGGCATTTTCGTCGCATTAGCCGTGACTGCTGGCGTCCAAGTGGCATTCCGACTCAAACGCGATGACAACCTTGGTTACTTGAGCGTCATTCATGCCGAAAAGCCAACGCGAACCACGATCAGTGTCAGCTACTATTGCTTTGGTCTGCTGGCAGGCGTGTTCGTCCTTTCTGCTGGGCTGCTGGCCTTGTTCTTCACTGGGAACACTGTTCTCAGTCACCCGTTGCCGCTCAAGTACCTCGGTCGCCTATTCGTGGCTAGCGTTCCGGCTGTGATATCGTTTATCGCCCTTGGCATCGCACTAGTCGGTCTGTGGCCACGCTTAAGCAGTCTATTCTGGCTGTATATGGGAGCCGGTCTGATCGTTCAAATTTTCCGGGGATTGTTTGATTTGCCAAAACACGCAGGCAACTTCACACCTTTTGGCTGGATTGCCAATGTACCGGTTGAAAACGTTGATCAAACATGGCTAATCGTGATGGTTGTTAGCGCTATAGTATTATTTATTCTTGGCATTGCTGGTTATCGCCGTCAGGATTTGAGCCTATGA
- a CDS encoding type II toxin-antitoxin system RelB/DinJ family antitoxin, with protein sequence METTPTTIRLDDNLKKELNKELKSMGLSINGYFNLAARQLVIQKKVPFEVLAESDEPTETTKKAIVTAQAKELGIIPDDSPSFNNVDELKNYLDKE encoded by the coding sequence ATGGAAACAACGCCAACTACAATTCGTCTTGATGATAATCTCAAGAAAGAATTAAACAAGGAATTAAAGTCTATGGGATTAAGTATTAATGGGTACTTCAACTTAGCTGCTCGTCAATTAGTTATTCAGAAGAAAGTACCTTTTGAAGTGTTAGCTGAATCTGACGAACCAACAGAAACCACTAAAAAGGCCATCGTAACAGCCCAAGCAAAGGAACTCGGTATTATTCCCGATGATTCCCCTAGCTTTAACAATGTAGATGAACTAAAGAACTATTTGGATAAAGAATAA
- a CDS encoding replication protein codes for MNAGDEIMALKCTVTTDLQAKDTNGYSGIQKHVEHDQSINHSNKDIVFSETQFNVYDESTATRQAIDDWNEQHFHNYVEQHDQHQREKGHAERQYGSVKNFLKRKKKATAVLTIGNMEVQSQLMKEFCPASSYVEEKLPDGTTHLVFKLKDEHEQPIKNNIAVAKRFYDCFNRALITATNNNVGWNLKSGKRVNIGDYLHRGRYATNNDEMGISHIHYEIATFGMTRGGKKRPAHATNSLNQALVSLHHAVTGQYCSGRAATKWYRASIDKFALKCLETELHKTYKVPQNKKILEFERKTETDKSLQTGLSMEQLKAQHQEIAEHKEAIQSLQKQTNDLTNQNNNVKHQVETVTKNLKAIYEATTGHQAVDKDGNNLTPLEMANGITHAARASQSNKEQADKDMVATQEKEKAAKQQQEQQEQLLNQQRQQLQTLQNQINDADEQLKQRKLQRVKEAQQEFDRNNLMYGDNEPITADNINDVEASIDQWRNDQRQQWQTDQTKHTKLINDNKDLQTQNDQLTTSNQAIQDNINSYKNQLVDSIAQNDPSHQVEQSLLNNNERPQPVNTDPGRQQHLKQNIKYLIKVAAKALQKVKEEALKFVDQITKTLTTPTNPNQPKPNLKSRYLDPSTIQASKHPFDYQREKQLMNKLNNDPILKLQKAILFANQKQSQKATQQITNAMNKRLNKDDERQF; via the coding sequence ATGAACGCTGGTGATGAAATAATGGCATTGAAATGTACAGTAACAACAGACTTACAGGCAAAAGATACTAATGGTTATTCTGGTATTCAAAAGCACGTGGAACATGACCAGAGTATTAACCATTCAAACAAGGATATTGTATTCAGTGAAACTCAATTTAACGTATATGATGAATCAACTGCCACCCGTCAAGCTATTGACGATTGGAATGAGCAACACTTCCATAACTACGTGGAACAGCACGACCAACATCAACGAGAAAAAGGTCATGCTGAACGACAATACGGAAGTGTAAAAAACTTTCTCAAGAGGAAGAAAAAAGCTACTGCAGTTTTGACCATTGGCAATATGGAAGTTCAAAGTCAATTGATGAAAGAGTTTTGCCCGGCTTCTTCGTACGTAGAGGAAAAGCTTCCCGATGGAACTACTCATCTTGTTTTTAAGCTAAAAGACGAACACGAGCAGCCGATTAAAAATAACATTGCTGTCGCTAAACGATTTTACGATTGCTTCAATCGCGCTTTAATTACTGCTACTAATAACAATGTTGGTTGGAATCTCAAATCAGGAAAACGAGTAAATATTGGCGATTATTTACATCGCGGCCGCTATGCTACTAACAACGATGAAATGGGAATCTCACATATCCATTACGAGATAGCAACCTTTGGCATGACACGTGGCGGTAAAAAGCGACCTGCCCATGCGACTAACTCACTCAATCAAGCATTAGTCAGCCTACACCATGCGGTAACAGGTCAATATTGCTCAGGCCGAGCAGCTACCAAATGGTACCGGGCTAGCATAGATAAATTTGCCCTTAAATGCTTGGAAACCGAGCTGCATAAAACTTATAAAGTCCCCCAAAATAAAAAAATTCTTGAGTTTGAACGTAAAACTGAGACTGACAAATCGCTTCAAACCGGACTTTCAATGGAACAACTAAAAGCTCAACACCAAGAAATTGCTGAACACAAAGAAGCTATCCAATCACTGCAAAAGCAAACTAACGACCTTACCAATCAGAATAATAATGTCAAACATCAGGTTGAAACTGTCACTAAGAATCTCAAAGCCATCTATGAGGCCACCACAGGCCACCAGGCAGTTGATAAGGACGGAAATAATCTAACACCCTTAGAAATGGCAAATGGCATTACACACGCTGCTAGGGCCTCTCAAAGCAATAAAGAACAAGCAGATAAAGACATGGTAGCTACTCAAGAAAAAGAAAAAGCTGCCAAACAGCAGCAAGAACAACAAGAACAGCTACTAAATCAACAGCGACAACAACTACAAACTTTACAAAACCAAATTAACGATGCTGACGAACAATTAAAGCAACGCAAATTACAGCGCGTTAAGGAAGCTCAACAGGAATTTGACCGTAATAACCTAATGTACGGTGATAATGAACCAATAACCGCAGACAATATCAACGATGTTGAAGCCTCCATCGACCAATGGCGCAATGATCAACGGCAACAATGGCAAACAGATCAAACCAAACACACTAAGCTTATTAATGACAATAAAGACCTGCAAACCCAAAATGATCAATTAACAACATCTAACCAAGCCATTCAAGATAACATTAACTCCTACAAAAACCAACTTGTCGATTCAATTGCCCAAAACGATCCATCACATCAAGTCGAACAATCATTACTAAACAACAATGAACGCCCTCAACCAGTTAACACTGATCCTGGTCGTCAACAACACCTCAAACAAAACATCAAATACCTGATTAAGGTTGCTGCTAAAGCTCTTCAAAAAGTAAAAGAAGAAGCACTCAAATTCGTTGACCAAATCACCAAAACTCTAACAACTCCAACGAACCCCAATCAACCCAAACCAAACCTAAAATCAAGGTATCTAGATCCATCTACAATTCAAGCTTCTAAACATCCATTTGATTACCAAAGAGAAAAACAGCTAATGAACAAGCTCAATAATGACCCCATCCTTAAATTACAAAAGGCAATTCTATTTGCTAATCAAAAACAAAGCCAAAAAGCTACTCAGCAAATTACCAATGCAATGAACAAACGCCTTAACAAAGACGATGAAAGACAGTTTTAA
- a CDS encoding ATP-binding cassette domain-containing protein yields MTTAIIELDHLQKNFGKFAALKDVSFTLAPGQVLGFLGPNGAGKSTTIRVILGLLKKSGGSVTVFGKDAWRDDAAIHPRIAYIPGDVYLWPNLSGGEIIDLLLRLNGRQHNQKTDELIKAFEFDPKKKARTYSKGNRQKVALIAALSQDADLYIFDEPTSGLDPLNEQTFQQEVLKLKRAGKSVLLSSHILSEVERMCDSIVIIRDGSVIESGNLDQLRHLSRIKIEVTTATPMTALAKQAGVHDLTYRDSEHTKAVFTADRDALGTIMTTLAANTVVDMQSTPPTLEDLFLRYYGKQGETHAAQ; encoded by the coding sequence ATGACAACAGCTATTATCGAACTTGACCATCTTCAAAAAAACTTTGGCAAGTTTGCCGCATTAAAAGATGTCAGTTTCACGTTGGCACCCGGTCAGGTTCTGGGTTTTCTAGGACCTAATGGGGCCGGCAAATCCACGACCATTCGAGTTATTTTAGGCTTATTAAAAAAGAGTGGCGGCTCAGTGACCGTCTTCGGCAAAGATGCCTGGCGGGATGATGCGGCGATTCATCCACGCATCGCCTATATTCCTGGGGACGTTTATTTATGGCCAAATCTTTCTGGCGGCGAAATTATCGACCTATTGCTACGTTTAAATGGCCGCCAGCATAATCAAAAGACCGATGAACTAATCAAGGCCTTTGAATTTGATCCGAAGAAAAAAGCTCGTACCTATTCAAAAGGCAATCGTCAAAAAGTAGCGTTAATTGCTGCGTTGTCGCAAGATGCCGATTTGTATATTTTTGATGAACCCACTTCTGGGCTTGATCCATTAAATGAACAGACTTTCCAGCAAGAAGTTTTAAAACTGAAAAGAGCCGGTAAAAGTGTGCTGCTATCAAGCCACATTTTGTCCGAAGTCGAGCGAATGTGTGATTCAATTGTTATCATCCGTGATGGTAGTGTGATTGAGAGCGGCAATCTTGATCAATTACGGCATCTATCGCGGATCAAAATTGAAGTCACCACCGCTACCCCAATGACTGCTTTGGCAAAGCAAGCTGGCGTTCACGACCTCACTTATCGCGATTCCGAGCACACCAAGGCGGTTTTCACCGCTGATCGAGACGCGCTTGGCACCATCATGACCACACTGGCCGCCAACACCGTGGTCGACATGCAATCAACGCCGCCAACGCTGGAAGATTTATTCCTGCGTTATTATGGAAAGCAAGGTGAGACTCATGCGGCACAGTAA
- a CDS encoding TetR/AcrR family transcriptional regulator, with protein sequence MKNVVTDPEKVTRILKTATEIFGQQGFIKSKTDQIANQAQVSKGLLFHYFGNKQALYLDAFKYAYHRIYDHMDPKKWQNAPGLAAMMTTAVKYELKLQFKFPAEYRLMMQAYADLPHFPEPLRQQVQQETTAISAETDRIFREKIEQLPRREGLSVDDVFGVVSALIAQQTAVTTRLIASGHYRKFEDLQSVVETMARQLLIVEHGFLPDES encoded by the coding sequence ATGAAAAATGTTGTGACAGATCCTGAAAAGGTCACCCGAATCCTCAAAACAGCGACGGAAATTTTCGGCCAGCAAGGCTTCATCAAGAGCAAAACCGATCAGATTGCCAACCAAGCACAAGTATCTAAGGGCTTGCTCTTCCATTATTTTGGCAATAAACAAGCGCTGTATCTTGACGCTTTCAAATATGCCTATCATCGAATTTATGATCACATGGACCCCAAAAAGTGGCAGAATGCCCCTGGCTTGGCTGCCATGATGACCACTGCAGTTAAGTATGAGTTGAAACTACAATTCAAATTCCCAGCTGAATACCGCTTGATGATGCAAGCCTATGCTGATTTACCGCATTTTCCCGAACCGTTGCGACAACAAGTGCAGCAAGAAACAACTGCCATATCCGCTGAAACCGATCGCATTTTTCGCGAGAAAATTGAACAGCTGCCTCGTCGTGAGGGCCTGTCAGTCGATGACGTTTTCGGTGTAGTTTCTGCCTTAATCGCCCAACAAACGGCGGTCACCACCAGACTCATTGCCAGTGGCCATTATCGCAAGTTTGAAGATCTGCAGTCCGTGGTTGAGACGATGGCACGCCAGTTATTGATTGTCGAACACGGCTTTTTACCAGATGAAAGTTGA